The following proteins come from a genomic window of Nostoc sp. ATCC 53789:
- a CDS encoding toll/interleukin-1 receptor domain-containing protein, with amino-acid sequence MSNAVKVFFSYSHKDEALRDELATHLSMMKRQGVIEAWHDREISAGREWANEIDDNLNIADIILLLVSANFLASDYCYDKEMKRAMERHQTREARVIPIILKPVDDWNSAPFGKLQALPKNAKPVTTWQDQDEAFLNVAQGIRRVVEEMAKSNTSSSTPAKNTTPATSSPSGTSGVLTERQRRRWEQERDSVQEQYDLMSKKLGLLGKAYAIETDVSTKLKLKVQIQDTKTEQNRLERQLEEIEQKLL; translated from the coding sequence ATGTCTAATGCAGTTAAAGTATTCTTTTCCTACTCCCACAAAGATGAAGCCTTGCGTGACGAATTGGCAACTCATTTGAGCATGATGAAACGTCAGGGAGTTATCGAAGCTTGGCACGATCGCGAAATCAGTGCTGGTAGAGAATGGGCTAATGAGATAGATGATAATCTTAATATTGCAGATATCATTCTGCTGCTAGTGAGTGCTAACTTTCTGGCTTCAGATTACTGCTACGACAAAGAAATGAAGCGGGCAATGGAGCGACACCAAACGCGGGAAGCTCGTGTAATTCCCATTATTCTCAAGCCAGTTGACGACTGGAATAGCGCACCTTTTGGTAAACTGCAAGCACTACCTAAAAATGCTAAACCTGTTACAACCTGGCAAGACCAAGATGAGGCTTTTTTAAATGTCGCTCAAGGGATTCGCAGAGTAGTTGAAGAAATGGCGAAATCAAACACTTCTTCCTCAACTCCTGCTAAAAATACTACACCTGCAACTTCCAGCCCTTCTGGAACAAGTGGGGTATTAACTGAGCGCCAGCGTCGGCGATGGGAGCAAGAACGGGATTCAGTGCAAGAACAGTATGACCTCATGAGCAAAAAATTGGGACTGCTGGGTAAAGCATACGCTATTGAAACGGATGTATCTACAAAGCTGAAGCTAAAAGTGCAAATTCAGGATACCAAAACAGAACAAAATAGATTAGAGCGACAGCTTGAGGAAATCGAGCAAAAACTATTGTAG
- a CDS encoding toll/interleukin-1 receptor domain-containing protein: MKSIEVFISYHQEDETLRQELEKHLASLRRENIITSWNDRKIVAGQEIKGEIDRHLNQAGLILLLISPDFIDSDYHWTIEVTRALEQNATKKARVIPILLRYTDWETPPINQLSPLPSNRKPIKSWNDRDEAFLEVVKGIREAARSVANSNSSPPQQTTPELEERQYQVTSLINEADRLREAKKFEEGAIKYKAALYLDPNSIIAHIHLGNSLYGQEKLEEAIAAYQRALLIDPNYAIAHNNLGIALSDQGKVEEAIAAYQRALLIDPNDADAHYNLGIALYGQEKLEEAIAAYQRALLIDPNDADAHNNLGNALSDQGKLEEAIAAYQRALLIDPNYANAHNNLGIALSDQGKLEEAIAAYQIALRIDPNLASAHNNLGIALYDQGKLEEAIAELEIAVRLNPSNTLIRNNLEIYRNKKKGFWGRLFGG, encoded by the coding sequence ATGAAATCTATTGAAGTTTTTATTTCTTACCACCAGGAAGATGAGACGCTACGCCAAGAGTTAGAGAAGCATTTAGCGTCTTTGCGTCGAGAAAACATTATTACAAGTTGGAACGATCGCAAAATTGTCGCTGGGCAAGAAATCAAAGGCGAAATCGATCGGCATTTAAACCAGGCTGGGCTGATCTTATTGCTAATTAGCCCTGATTTTATCGATTCTGATTATCACTGGACAATTGAAGTTACACGAGCTTTAGAACAGAATGCAACTAAAAAGGCTCGTGTTATCCCAATCTTGCTACGCTATACGGATTGGGAAACTCCTCCCATTAATCAATTGTCCCCACTGCCAAGTAATCGCAAACCGATAAAAAGCTGGAACGATCGAGATGAGGCATTCTTGGAGGTTGTTAAAGGAATTCGAGAGGCGGCGCGATCAGTTGCTAACTCGAATTCCTCACCCCCACAACAAACAACACCAGAACTGGAAGAACGTCAATATCAAGTGACAAGCTTGATAAACGAAGCGGATCGTTTGCGCGAAGCTAAAAAGTTCGAGGAAGGAGCCATCAAGTACAAAGCAGCCCTCTATCTTGACCCGAACTCTATAATCGCTCACATTCACCTGGGAAATTCGCTGTACGGTCAAGAGAAGTTGGAAGAAGCGATCGCCGCCTACCAAAGAGCTTTGCTAATTGACCCTAACTATGCAATCGCTCACAATAACCTGGGGATTGCGCTGTCCGATCAAGGGAAGGTGGAAGAAGCGATCGCCGCCTACCAAAGAGCTTTGCTAATTGACCCTAACGATGCAGACGCTCACTATAACCTGGGGATTGCGCTGTACGGTCAAGAGAAGTTGGAAGAAGCGATCGCCGCCTACCAAAGAGCTTTGCTAATTGACCCTAACGATGCAGACGCTCACAATAACCTGGGGAATGCGCTGTCCGATCAAGGGAAGTTGGAAGAAGCGATCGCCGCCTACCAAAGAGCTTTGCTAATTGACCCTAACTATGCAAACGCTCACAATAACCTGGGGATTGCGCTGTCCGATCAAGGGAAGTTGGAAGAAGCGATCGCAGCCTACCAAATAGCTTTGCGAATTGACCCTAACCTTGCAAGCGCTCACAATAACCTGGGGATTGCGCTCTACGATCAAGGGAAGTTGGAAGAAGCGATCGCCGAACTGGAAATAGCTGTTCGCCTTAACCCTAGTAACACTCTTATTCGTAACAACTTAGAGATTTATAGAAATAAGAAGAAGGGTTTTTGGGGGCGTTTATTTGGTGGGTAG